A segment of the Gemmatimonadota bacterium genome:
AGAATCGACTCCTGACAACTTACCATGCGGACGCCGGGAAGCGAGGCAAGCGGGATTCGACGCTTACACAGGAAGGGAGACCGGGAGAGGAGGCTGACCGATGACGGCTGAGAAACGGATACCTACCCGTGCGGACCTGCGCTGGCCGACTCTGACGGTGCTGAAGGACCTTGGAGGTTCGGCGTCCATCCAGGAAATCTCGGAACACGTCGCACGGACGATGCAGCTTCCGGATGACGTTTGCGACCTTTCCCATGGCGACGGCCCTCGGTCGGAGGTCGACTACCGTCTCGCATGGGCACGGACCGACC
Coding sequences within it:
- a CDS encoding winged helix-turn-helix domain-containing protein; the encoded protein is MTAEKRIPTRADLRWPTLTVLKDLGGSASIQEISEHVARTMQLPDDVCDLSHGDGPRSEVDYRLAWARTDLR